From Electrophorus electricus isolate fEleEle1 chromosome 8, fEleEle1.pri, whole genome shotgun sequence, the proteins below share one genomic window:
- the LOC113571915 gene encoding cholesterol 24-hydroxylase-like, with the protein MALYQIVAEWMTYLTFYLLCAVFIAFVGYCLYVRHIHQKYDHIPGPPRDNFLLGHIPTFRREVNSDRVIHDRFLEWTEKYGPVYRVNSFHTVTLVVSCPEATKEILMSPKYSKDPLVYKHIFYLFGLRFLGNGLITAVDHDTWYKQRRIMDPAFSSSYLRGLMDTFNERAECLMQHLEVIAEERTIANMHRLVNCVTLDVICKVAFGVDLDLLKHPDSPFPNAIELCLQGMVHDFRDPFFRLSPWNRKKVREIQEAVKLLRTTGTKWINQRRKAVENAEDVPKDILTKILKTAEELKVDDEEDHEVMVDNFVTFFIAGQETTANQLSFAIMELGRHPEILKRAKEEVDEVLGTRHDVLYEDLGKLTYLAQVLKETLRIYPPAVGTSRWIHEDTVISGFKIPAGCAVLFSSYITSRMEKFFKDPLKFEPERFHPDASKPYFSYYPFALGPRSCLGQTFSQMEAKVVLTKFLQRFDFSLVPGQSFDIKDTGTLRPRSGVLCTIKHCAKSTF; encoded by the exons ATGGCGCTCTATCAGATAGTTGCGGAATGGATGACCTATCTAACTTTTTACCTGCTTTGCGCagtttttattgcttttgttggATACTGTCTTTATGTGAGGCATATTCATCAGAAATATGATCATATACCTGGACCGCCAAGGGACAA TTTTCTCCTTGGCCATATACCAACATTCCGGAGAGAAGTGAACTCTGATCGTGTTATACATGACAGATTCCTTGAATG GACTGAAAAATATGGTCCAGTATATAGAGTTAACAGTTTTCATACTGTGACATTAGTGGTTAGCTGCCCTGAAGCTACAAAG GAAATTTTAATGTCCCCCAAGTATTCCAAAGATCCTCTTGTCTATAAACACATATTCTACTTGTTTGGATTAAG GTTCTTAGGAAATGGACTGATTACCGCAGTGGACCACGACACCTGGTATAAGCAGCGCAGGATCATGGATCCTGCCTTCAGCAGCTC TTACCTCCGAGGGCTAATGGACACCTTCAATGAGAGGGCTGAGTGTCTGATGCAGCATTTGGAGGTAATAGCGGAAGAGCGCACAATCGCCAACATGCATCGGCTGGTCAACTGTgtcacactggatgttatttgcaag GTGGCCTTCGGGGTTGATTTAGACTTACTGAAACATCCCGACTCCCCGTTCCCGAATGCTATAGAGCTTTGTTTGCAGGGCATGGTGCACGATTTTAGAGATCCTTTCTTCAGA CTTTCCCCCTGGAACAGGAAGAAAGTGCGAGAGATACAAGAAGCTGTCAAACTCCTGCGGACAACAGGAACCAAGTGGATAAACCAGAGGAGGAAAGCTGTGGAAAATGCTGAGGATGTCCCAAAAGACATTCTAACCAAGATCCTTAAAACAGCTG AGGAGCTTAAGGTTGATGATGAGGAAGACCATGAAGTGATGGTTGACAATTTTGTGACTTTCTTTATTGCAG gtcAAGAAACAACAGCCAATCAACTATCATTTGCCATTATGGAACTAGGCAGGCACCCAGAGATACTGAAAAG GGCTAAGGAGGAGGTGGATGAGGTGCTGGGTACAAGACATGATGTACTTTATGAGGATCTTGGTAAACTAACCTACTTGGCTCAG GTTTTGAAGGAAACCCTACGCATCTACCCTCCTGCAGTCGGGACATCTCGCTGGATCCATGAGGATACTGTCATCAGTGGATTTAAAATCCCAGCAGGATGTGCCGTTCTT TTCAGTTCGTACATCACATCAAGGATGGAGAAATTCTTTAAAGATCCTTTAAAGTTTGAGCCAGAAAGATTTCATCCAGATGCTAGCAA GCCATATTTCAGCTACTACCCGTTTGCTCTTGGTCCACGCTCCTGTCTTGGGCAGACTTTCTCACAA ATGGAGGCTAAAGTCGTGCTCACCAAGTTTCTTCAGAGATTTGACTTCAGCCTTGTGCCTGGGCAGTCCTTTGATATAAAAGACACAGGAACCCTTCGCCCTCGAAGTGGGGTGTTATGCACTATCAAACACTGTGCTAAgagcacattttaa
- the ism2b gene encoding isthmin-2, whose amino-acid sequence MADIGSQNPNIQVTIEVVDDPQMEVEMDLVKEHSNNWPISFSSSPSSVVDWLGHKKLFWSLFWGYNDADSGEDGMGQAIKEEQEEEEDYTSEYDSGKPIPSGQGGMGREWDSQWNFDWDPTHSYYDQEEEEWSAWTPCMVTCGHGNQTRTRSCGDFCISTESRSCDLDPCTDDLNPISRDFPFAMENGTEPFGTDVDSCEKWLNSSHNAVSLPDMHHDRTYHWRDASDPKERLDIYKPSAWSCLRSVLSTEGTTLAAQHCCYDSQGLLITRGKGAGTPNLISTEFSPDLHFKVDVLPWILCKGDWSRFHTVRPPNNGLDCPENPQHDVFMNELVEARKY is encoded by the exons ATGGCTGACATTGGCTCACAAAACCCCAACATTCAG GTGACCATCGAGGTAGTGGATGACCCTCAaatggaggtggagatggatCTGGTTAAAGAACACAGCAATAATTGGCCCATATCTTTCTCCTCTTCCCCCTCCTCTGTGGTGGACTGGCTGGGTCATAAGAAACTGTTCTGGTCGCTATTCTGGGGCTACAATGATGCAGACTCAGGTGAGGATGGTATGGGACAGGCAATAAAAGAGGagcaagaagaggaagaagactACACATCTGAATATGACAGTGGAAAGCCCATTCCCAGTGGGCAAGGTGGGATGGGTAGAGAATGGGACAGCCAGTGGAACTTTGACTGGGACCCCACACATAGTTACTATG ATCAAGAGGAGGAAGAGTGGAGTGCTTGGACCCCTTGCATGGTGACTTGTGGTCATGGAAATCAGACACGCACACGTTCATGTGGAGATTTTTGTATATCTACTGAGTCCAGAAGTTGTGATCTGGACCCATGCACTG ATGATTTGAATCCAATCTCCAGAGATTTCCCTTTTGCAATGGAGAATGGAACAGAACCTTTTGGCACAG ATGTAGACAGCTGTGAGAAGTGGCTAAATT CTTCCCATAATGCAGTCAGCCTGCCGGACATGCATCATGACCGAACCTACCACTGGAGGGATGCCAGTGACCCCAAGGAGCGCCTGGATATCTATAAGCCATCAGCGTGGAGCTGCTTGCGATCTGTGCTCTCAACAGAGGGCACCACACTGGCAGCCCAGCACTGCTGCTACGACAGCCAGGGCCTGCTGATCACACGGGGCAAGGGAGCAGGCACACCGAACCTTATCAGCACTGAGTTTTCACCAGATCTTCACTTCAAGGTGGATGTGCTGCCCTGGATCCTGTGTAAGGGTGATTGGAGCCGCTTCCACACTGTGCGGCCACCCAACAATGGCCTGGACTGCCCCGAGAACCCACAGCATGACGTCTTTATGAATGAGCTAGTGGAAGCAAGGAAGTACTGA